The Vibrio tasmaniensis genome includes a region encoding these proteins:
- the deoD gene encoding purine-nucleoside phosphorylase — MATPHINAQAGDFAETVLMPGDPLRAKYIAETFLDDVKQVCDVRNMFGYTGTYKGKKVSVMGHGMGIPSCCIYVHELIAEYGVKNVIRVGSCGAVRDDVKLMDVVIGMGASTDSKVNRIRFNNHDFAAIADFGLLEEAVNQARAQEVPVKVGNVFSADLFYTPEADLFEKMEKLGILGVDMEAAGIYGVAADLGAKALTILTVSDHIIRGEKLSSEDRQKSFNDMMKVALETAINI; from the coding sequence ATGGCTACACCTCATATTAATGCTCAAGCTGGTGATTTCGCAGAAACTGTACTTATGCCGGGCGACCCGCTTCGCGCAAAATACATTGCAGAAACCTTCCTTGATGACGTGAAGCAAGTTTGTGACGTTCGCAACATGTTTGGTTACACAGGCACTTACAAAGGTAAGAAAGTTTCTGTAATGGGTCACGGTATGGGTATTCCATCATGCTGCATCTACGTACACGAGCTTATCGCTGAATACGGCGTGAAAAACGTTATTCGCGTAGGTAGCTGTGGTGCGGTACGTGACGACGTTAAACTAATGGACGTTGTTATCGGTATGGGCGCATCGACTGACTCAAAAGTAAACCGCATTCGTTTCAACAACCATGACTTCGCTGCTATCGCTGATTTCGGTCTTCTAGAAGAAGCTGTAAACCAAGCTCGTGCACAAGAAGTTCCAGTTAAAGTTGGTAACGTATTCTCTGCTGACCTTTTCTACACTCCAGAAGCTGACCTTTTCGAAAAAATGGAAAAGCTAGGCATCCTTGGTGTTGATATGGAAGCAGCTGGTATCTACGGTGTTGCTGCGGATCTTGGTGCTAAAGCTCTAACTATCCTAACAGTATCTGACCACATCATCCGTGGTGAGAAACTAAGCTCTGAAGACCGTCAAAAATCGTTCAACGACATGATGAAAGTTGCTCTAGAGACTGCAATCAACATCTAA
- a CDS encoding IS1 family transposase: MSNDKLPKDADGLQLNFCKTLACDNFGLSDAKRYVLQHANPKRPAMVCRECGAFPPLLNNREVLSELHRLRQLHSDGLPACRNDDCDNFGLSVHTHKHLYHAFGYSGDRQRYRCKDCQSTFVDKWSGSNKKLQFQENLMGLLFMGYSVREICRKLEINPKTFYDHVDHIASRCRRKLAMIDARWVNHAKDYQFASHYQRLQPKSNNGVVWIATGEAHSGYILCQHVNYSQNEEPSGSADHNPYDDVARFVSKEHSSEANLELPQPSDKLKERIEQQYQVILARGNVEDPMGNLTTFSYPSKGALIRPPYTSYAHFLHVLDMCDEKKHVTIYMPQDPLLRSAALSVCLPRIQSQNVDLMYVEEDSGWQDDQNFEKIDIVHMSWWRDRWAIASQGDNQKGICYLTGNNPEPKQWFNTASIQQTKFYQQRFQLLFDSFINEPRRKLRPGGILPLLDIFRSWHNLCYQDKEGLTAAQRLGVTEQPLTLKQLLS; the protein is encoded by the coding sequence GTGTCTAACGACAAGCTGCCAAAAGATGCGGATGGTTTGCAACTCAACTTTTGTAAAACATTGGCGTGTGACAACTTTGGCTTGAGCGATGCAAAACGGTATGTTTTGCAACACGCAAACCCTAAGCGTCCAGCGATGGTTTGTCGTGAATGTGGAGCTTTCCCCCCCTTACTTAACAATCGTGAAGTGTTAAGCGAACTTCATCGCCTAAGACAACTTCACAGCGACGGGCTCCCTGCTTGTCGTAATGATGATTGCGATAACTTTGGCTTATCGGTTCATACCCACAAACATCTTTATCATGCCTTCGGCTACAGTGGCGATAGGCAGCGTTACAGATGCAAAGACTGCCAATCAACCTTCGTTGATAAGTGGTCGGGATCCAATAAAAAACTTCAGTTTCAAGAGAACCTCATGGGCTTATTGTTCATGGGTTATTCCGTACGTGAAATTTGTAGAAAATTAGAGATCAATCCAAAGACTTTCTATGATCATGTTGACCATATCGCCAGTCGCTGTCGTCGCAAGTTAGCGATGATCGATGCTCGCTGGGTCAACCATGCTAAAGATTACCAATTCGCTTCTCACTACCAGCGCTTACAACCGAAAAGCAATAATGGTGTAGTTTGGATAGCGACCGGCGAGGCACACTCTGGCTATATCCTTTGCCAACACGTCAATTATTCTCAAAATGAAGAACCATCTGGAAGTGCTGATCACAATCCTTACGATGACGTTGCACGCTTTGTGTCCAAAGAGCACTCTTCAGAAGCGAATCTAGAACTACCTCAGCCGTCTGACAAGCTAAAAGAGCGCATTGAACAGCAGTATCAAGTGATTCTTGCGAGAGGTAATGTAGAGGACCCGATGGGGAACCTTACGACATTCAGTTACCCTTCGAAGGGCGCTCTGATTCGACCGCCTTATACTTCCTATGCTCACTTCCTACACGTGCTTGATATGTGTGATGAGAAAAAGCATGTCACCATCTATATGCCACAAGATCCATTACTAAGATCTGCCGCTCTAAGCGTTTGCTTGCCACGCATTCAGAGTCAAAATGTTGACCTTATGTATGTAGAGGAAGACTCAGGTTGGCAAGATGACCAAAATTTTGAAAAGATCGACATCGTTCATATGAGTTGGTGGCGCGATCGTTGGGCTATCGCGAGTCAAGGTGACAACCAAAAAGGTATCTGCTACCTAACGGGTAATAATCCAGAACCAAAACAGTGGTTTAATACAGCCTCAATTCAGCAAACAAAGTTCTATCAACAACGTTTTCAGTTGTTATTCGACAGCTTCATCAATGAGCCAAGACGTAAACTTCGCCCTGGGGGCATTCTTCCATTACTCGACATATTTAGATCTTGGCACAATCTGTGCTACCAAGATAAGGAAGGGCTTACGGCAGCACAACGCTTAGGGGTGACAGAGCAGCCATTAACCCTTAAGCAATTGCTTTCATAG
- a CDS encoding GGDEF domain-containing protein, with protein sequence METLLSKITDAGLDPSSVSGEEAIIFWNHIRQHVSTTQTEQAHCYIISSEYRAELQQNQTSIEELKLALDLLHLPTDIEDILTVKTSLSDRLVEIGDYTSALNEFVSSSTIAVEHGHIDEYVMAILGMGNLCDAYGDHSRALRYYQKINSIDHAISSRSLRLKFKLYMVASLLLLNRITAASDLLNECEELSILVSDKLLTAQILLYQAKVLRAKKKYHEALRCLSKIQYPANSTQASWLATMTRLELAHCLSATGKQDYASMILSSTHKRVKPGSSPVLAKRFYDSLSDVCMNQGRFQEALSYEKKGYRIETDLMKQIPISELGASQLRRLSRFELQLKLILSEQENKELKETTEQHKNTVAQLQQDVFTDPLTGLHNRRWLDVKLKDLLLHETPFALMVIDIDHFKSINDELSHLVGDKAIVNVSQELRSYFKFRGASCVRFGGEEFLVILENTDLAKAEMHSENYRERIFQFGWHEILGERGLTVSIGITLHREGENTQRTFYRADKALYRAKANGRNQVCTE encoded by the coding sequence ATGGAAACCCTATTAAGCAAGATTACAGATGCAGGTCTAGATCCTTCATCGGTATCGGGTGAAGAGGCGATCATATTCTGGAATCATATTCGCCAACACGTTTCGACTACACAAACAGAACAAGCACACTGTTACATCATCAGCTCTGAGTACCGCGCCGAGTTGCAACAAAATCAAACCAGTATTGAAGAGTTAAAACTGGCACTCGACCTACTCCACCTCCCTACCGATATAGAAGATATTCTTACTGTAAAGACCAGCTTAAGTGATCGCTTAGTTGAAATTGGTGATTACACGTCGGCACTGAATGAATTCGTCAGTTCATCAACAATCGCCGTTGAGCACGGGCATATCGATGAATATGTCATGGCTATCTTAGGTATGGGGAACCTGTGTGACGCTTACGGAGATCACAGCAGAGCTCTTCGCTACTACCAAAAAATCAATAGCATAGATCACGCGATAAGCAGTCGATCACTTCGTCTTAAATTCAAGCTTTATATGGTAGCAAGTCTACTACTGCTTAACCGAATAACGGCGGCCAGCGATTTACTGAACGAATGCGAAGAACTGAGCATTTTAGTGAGTGATAAGCTACTCACAGCTCAGATATTGTTGTATCAAGCAAAAGTGCTCCGTGCTAAGAAAAAGTACCATGAAGCGCTACGTTGTCTGTCAAAAATTCAATATCCAGCCAACAGTACTCAAGCAAGTTGGCTCGCGACCATGACACGTCTAGAGTTGGCACATTGCCTGAGTGCGACCGGAAAGCAAGACTATGCAAGTATGATCTTGTCGAGCACCCACAAACGTGTGAAGCCCGGCTCGTCACCAGTGCTTGCGAAGCGCTTCTATGATTCTCTAAGTGATGTGTGTATGAATCAAGGACGTTTTCAAGAAGCGCTGAGCTACGAGAAGAAAGGCTACCGAATTGAAACGGATCTGATGAAGCAGATCCCGATCAGCGAACTTGGTGCAAGCCAACTGCGCCGTCTATCTCGATTTGAATTACAACTTAAACTCATTCTCTCCGAACAAGAGAACAAAGAGCTTAAAGAGACAACAGAGCAACATAAAAATACAGTTGCTCAGCTACAACAAGATGTTTTCACCGATCCACTGACGGGGTTACACAACCGTCGCTGGTTAGATGTAAAACTGAAAGATCTACTGCTACACGAAACGCCTTTTGCATTAATGGTTATCGATATCGACCACTTTAAGTCAATCAATGATGAACTGAGCCACTTAGTGGGTGATAAAGCGATCGTCAACGTTTCTCAAGAACTGCGTTCATACTTCAAGTTTAGAGGCGCGTCATGTGTCAGGTTTGGTGGAGAAGAGTTTCTCGTCATCCTTGAGAATACTGACCTTGCGAAAGCTGAAATGCACTCTGAAAATTATCGAGAGCGTATCTTCCAATTTGGGTGGCATGAAATACTCGGCGAGCGCGGTTTAACCGTGAGTATCGGTATCACTTTGCATCGCGAGGGAGAAAATACTCAGCGTACCTTCTATCGTGCAGATAAAGCCCTATACCGAGCTAAAGCCAACGGACGTAATCAAGTGTGTACAGAGTAG
- a CDS encoding DMT family transporter has translation MYIGELAAIGAAMVWACATWIYGQFGHRFSAMQLNIVKGVVASGMMLLVMPLIPMPEFELNAKHFWILAISGVIGIAIGDSAYFAALKRIGANKTLLLESLAPPLSGVLALMFLGAALTLQSWLGVVITTLAVTFVVFQPSKSANGNDISNEKAQWGGIGYGLMASVCQASGVVISHYALVAGDVPPLLGALIRLTIGVFAVMLIIPFVEKKPYSSIKRDLWAMTKLDKLWLLGAIFVGTFLALWLQQVALKNANPAIAQTLIATSPVFILVIYAIRGEKVSKQSIIGTLLALGGISLFFYQ, from the coding sequence ATGTATATCGGTGAATTAGCGGCTATTGGCGCTGCGATGGTGTGGGCGTGTGCAACATGGATTTACGGGCAGTTTGGGCATCGCTTCTCTGCGATGCAGTTGAATATTGTTAAGGGCGTTGTTGCCTCTGGCATGATGCTATTAGTCATGCCCTTAATACCGATGCCTGAGTTTGAACTGAATGCTAAACATTTTTGGATCTTAGCCATCTCAGGCGTTATTGGAATTGCGATTGGTGATAGTGCCTATTTTGCGGCATTAAAAAGAATTGGTGCCAATAAGACCTTGTTGCTGGAATCTCTGGCTCCCCCTCTTTCTGGTGTTTTGGCATTAATGTTTCTTGGCGCGGCACTCACTTTGCAAAGTTGGCTCGGTGTTGTGATAACAACCTTAGCGGTGACCTTTGTGGTCTTTCAGCCGTCGAAATCAGCGAACGGTAATGATATTTCTAATGAAAAAGCACAGTGGGGTGGCATTGGATATGGGCTTATGGCAAGTGTTTGTCAGGCGTCGGGTGTGGTGATTTCCCACTACGCATTGGTGGCGGGTGACGTTCCACCATTGTTAGGTGCTTTGATTCGCCTGACGATTGGCGTGTTTGCCGTAATGCTGATTATCCCTTTCGTTGAAAAGAAGCCGTACTCGTCGATAAAAAGAGATTTATGGGCAATGACCAAGCTCGATAAACTTTGGTTATTAGGGGCAATCTTTGTCGGGACGTTTCTCGCTCTATGGCTTCAGCAAGTGGCGTTGAAAAATGCCAACCCTGCGATTGCTCAAACATTAATAGCGACCAGCCCGGTCTTTATTTTGGTGATTTATGCGATTAGAGGAGAGAAGGTGTCAAAGCAAAGTATCATCGGGACACTGCTCGCATTAGGTGGAATCTCTTTGTTCTTTTATCAATAA
- a CDS encoding DUF3302 domain-containing protein has product MFLDYFALGLLIFVALVIFYGIIVIHDIPYEIAKERNHPHQDAIHVSGWVSLFTLHTIWPFLWIWATLWRKDRGWGFAKLEEEQHDIHHRVDTLIDQVSSLQNEIAQLKQAGIEQNSTEIETNNVQDQEAK; this is encoded by the coding sequence ATGTTTTTAGACTACTTTGCACTCGGTCTACTGATTTTCGTAGCATTAGTTATCTTTTACGGCATCATCGTTATTCACGATATTCCCTATGAAATTGCGAAAGAACGCAATCACCCTCATCAAGATGCTATCCATGTCTCAGGCTGGGTTAGCCTATTCACTTTACACACTATTTGGCCGTTCCTTTGGATTTGGGCTACGTTGTGGCGCAAAGATCGTGGTTGGGGTTTCGCTAAGCTTGAAGAAGAACAACACGATATTCATCACCGAGTCGACACCCTCATCGACCAAGTGAGTTCACTTCAGAACGAAATCGCACAGCTAAAGCAAGCGGGCATTGAGCAAAATAGCACAGAGATAGAGACAAACAACGTTCAAGATCAGGAGGCTAAGTAA